The following coding sequences lie in one Bacteroides helcogenes P 36-108 genomic window:
- the istA gene encoding IS21 family transposase: MNKKIKSILRCYAAGMGIKETADTFHMARNTVRKYVRLFLSSGKSIEQLLSLSNEQLHEMFGCTESWHRGPSSRQIELEALLPGYVSRLTRKGTSVRKLFKEYHAEYPGGYQLSSFKRAVRQYKFHIKVVGHVEHYAADQMYIDFAGDRLEVVDEMTGETKKAEVFVAILPFSHYTCCEAVWSQRKEDLIKSYENAMNYFEGVPAAIVPDNLKAAVTRSDRNAPVINDDFATFAEHYGCAVYPARVRHPKDKALVENAVKLLYRSVYLDIEGMTFASLDELNTAIHISLLDFNEKVMADREMSRKEMFLRGEKDYLRPLPLKRYVMKERKFMTVGKNSYVSLFRHHYSVPREYVGRRVTILYDADTVEIYCGMNLVATHDRCDIPYTYSWKKEHNLPGHYGPYDKDLEELFRYASEMDNIVLNYLREVEHVMQYPPKAFRSCRGILALEKKYGRDRLVAACACADQKLQYGYQALREVLELGEDADFLPDEDGKVQPPATFPVPPSHKNIRGREYYRKDKQEQ, encoded by the coding sequence ATGAATAAAAAAATCAAAAGCATTTTAAGATGTTATGCAGCCGGGATGGGAATCAAGGAAACGGCTGATACGTTTCACATGGCCCGTAACACAGTCCGCAAGTATGTCCGCCTGTTTCTTTCAAGCGGAAAAAGTATTGAGCAGCTTCTTTCCCTCTCCAATGAGCAGTTGCATGAAATGTTCGGCTGTACGGAATCCTGGCATCGGGGACCCTCTTCCAGACAGATTGAACTGGAGGCCTTGCTCCCCGGATATGTGTCCCGCCTGACACGAAAAGGGACGAGTGTCAGAAAATTGTTTAAGGAGTACCATGCTGAATATCCTGGCGGTTATCAGCTGTCTTCTTTCAAACGGGCAGTCCGCCAATATAAGTTTCACATCAAGGTTGTCGGCCATGTCGAACACTATGCCGCAGACCAGATGTATATTGATTTTGCCGGTGACAGGCTTGAAGTCGTTGATGAGATGACAGGCGAGACTAAGAAAGCCGAGGTGTTTGTCGCCATCCTGCCGTTTAGCCATTATACCTGCTGCGAGGCGGTATGGTCCCAGCGCAAGGAAGACCTGATAAAGAGTTATGAAAATGCCATGAACTATTTTGAAGGCGTTCCTGCAGCCATAGTCCCCGACAATCTGAAGGCGGCTGTTACTCGAAGTGACCGCAATGCGCCTGTCATCAATGATGATTTCGCCACTTTTGCCGAACATTACGGCTGCGCGGTCTATCCTGCCCGTGTACGCCATCCCAAGGACAAGGCCCTGGTTGAAAATGCCGTGAAGCTTCTCTACCGTTCCGTTTACCTTGACATAGAGGGGATGACGTTCGCCAGTCTGGACGAGCTCAATACCGCCATCCATATTTCCCTGCTTGATTTCAACGAGAAGGTGATGGCCGACCGGGAGATGTCACGCAAGGAAATGTTCCTGAGAGGAGAGAAAGACTATCTTCGCCCGCTTCCCCTGAAGCGTTACGTAATGAAAGAGAGAAAGTTCATGACCGTGGGCAAGAACTCTTACGTCTCGTTGTTCAGACACCATTACAGTGTTCCAAGGGAGTACGTGGGGAGGCGTGTGACAATTCTCTATGATGCCGACACGGTAGAAATTTACTGCGGTATGAACCTGGTTGCCACCCACGACCGCTGTGACATCCCCTATACTTATTCCTGGAAAAAGGAGCACAATCTGCCGGGACACTATGGCCCTTATGACAAGGATCTGGAGGAACTTTTCCGGTACGCTTCGGAGATGGACAATATCGTATTGAATTATCTTCGGGAAGTGGAACATGTCATGCAATATCCTCCAAAGGCATTCAGATCCTGCCGGGGCATACTGGCACTGGAGAAGAAATATGGCCGTGACCGTCTGGTTGCGGCCTGCGCGTGCGCAGACCAAAAGTTGCAATACGGGTACCAAGCCTTGCGCGAGGTGCTTGAATTGGGAGAGGATGCGGATTTCCTTCCCGATGAAGACGGGAAGGTGCAGCCTCCAGCGACTTTCCCGGTTCCGCCATCCCACAAAAACATACGCGGACGTGAATATTATAGAAAAGACAAACAAGAACAATAA
- a CDS encoding DUF3575 domain-containing protein, producing the protein MKIKALVFSLFFILFHLLGISVFAGDVVYRVYFPVGRSTVDLSYKDNKPSLDSLLSYIRGMREKKNIFRVVIEAGASPEGGTKLNKSLSDRRCESLRSYIQQRLSLPDSIFSLVSLGQDWHGLASLVEDSEMPYREEALRIIRDTPEWVIRGGVVVDSRKRRLMNLHGGRVWHYMSEHFFPSLRNSTVVRCELKTVPVKLSQEEKNIVSAEVKEIQKEGAQAGELAADTTVSMIPSAGPVLRDTVERTVAICDTVMLGALVPNLSKPFYMGLKTNLLYDALLVPNIGLEFYLGGGWSVGGNWMYAWWDNDSRHRYWRVYGGEIDVRRYFGQRAAKKPLTGHHVGVYGQMITYDFEAGGRGYIGGRPGGTLWEKAHYGAGVEYGYSFPVGKRLNLDLSIGLGYLGGVYYEYIPSGGHYVWERTRHRHWFGPTKAEVSLVWLLGRGNYNKKKGGTR; encoded by the coding sequence ATGAAAATTAAAGCTTTGGTATTTTCCCTGTTTTTCATTTTGTTCCACTTGTTGGGCATTTCTGTCTTTGCAGGGGATGTCGTGTATAGAGTTTACTTCCCGGTTGGGCGTTCCACCGTTGATTTGTCTTACAAAGACAACAAGCCCTCTTTGGATTCGCTTTTGTCTTACATTAGGGGGATGCGTGAGAAAAAAAATATATTCCGTGTTGTCATAGAGGCCGGAGCATCACCGGAAGGCGGTACAAAGCTGAATAAGTCTCTTTCGGACCGGAGGTGTGAATCCTTGCGTTCCTATATTCAGCAACGGCTTTCGTTACCCGATTCGATTTTCAGTCTTGTTTCCTTGGGACAGGACTGGCATGGATTGGCTTCCCTGGTCGAGGACTCGGAAATGCCGTATCGGGAAGAGGCACTTCGTATAATTCGGGACACCCCTGAATGGGTTATCCGTGGAGGTGTCGTGGTTGATTCACGTAAACGGCGACTTATGAATCTCCATGGTGGTCGGGTATGGCATTATATGTCTGAACATTTCTTCCCATCTTTGCGTAATAGTACTGTGGTTCGGTGCGAATTGAAAACGGTTCCGGTAAAGTTATCGCAAGAAGAGAAAAATATTGTCTCAGCAGAGGTAAAGGAGATACAAAAAGAGGGAGCGCAAGCAGGAGAGTTGGCAGCAGATACGACTGTCTCAATGATTCCGTCTGCCGGTCCAGTCTTGCGTGATACTGTCGAAAGGACTGTCGCTATTTGCGACACGGTAATGTTGGGTGCTTTGGTCCCAAACCTCTCCAAACCTTTTTATATGGGGCTTAAGACGAACCTGCTCTATGATGCCCTTTTAGTCCCGAATATCGGTCTTGAGTTTTATCTGGGTGGCGGGTGGTCTGTCGGCGGCAACTGGATGTATGCATGGTGGGACAATGACAGCCGCCACCGTTATTGGCGTGTGTATGGCGGTGAGATTGACGTGCGCAGGTATTTTGGCCAACGCGCCGCAAAAAAGCCTTTGACAGGTCACCATGTAGGTGTTTACGGACAAATGATTACCTATGATTTTGAAGCGGGAGGACGCGGTTATATCGGAGGGCGTCCGGGTGGAACACTTTGGGAGAAGGCGCATTACGGTGCAGGTGTTGAGTATGGTTACTCCTTTCCTGTAGGAAAGCGGCTGAATCTTGACCTCTCCATTGGCTTGGGCTATTTGGGTGGTGTTTATTACGAGTACATCCCCTCTGGAGGACATTACGTGTGGGAACGCACCAGACACCGACATTGGTTCGGCCCTACAAAAGCGGAAGTTTCCCTCGTGTGGCTTTTGGGGCGTGGAAACTATAATAAAAAGAAAGGAGGTACACGATGA
- a CDS encoding fimbrillin family protein: MKFSCFILLSGRDAFSHLLLLTLVSGSICLSSCEDDMDRPLPSSHMSFTSEISSSWTPSTRSTTNADAPQGTVTTLQGGSTPLYLHTLYTDSIASLSSDSHWDTTILTRATPIKNDNMYDSFGVSAYSYTDFWSESKTPNYFYNAIANKSGSGYNLSSTYYWPGASYKMKFFAYAPKDNGQYVLSGRSQAGSPTISVTIPSSVDAQKDLLVAKTDELAGNTNTAVSLTFHHALTAIRFECGDDMQGGTVKSVSLKNVYSKGTYNMGTESWSSVNTPATFSQTLNKSTVGTANDLLVTEDQTFMMVPQTLPDGAQLEVVFTDNANTDHTLSADIRGQAWPMGKTVTYKISNSSINWTYTLTVTGPTDFTYTGGTKQYSVTSYRQNPKGSKEAVQWSTLYSTDNGASWTDTRPDWLTAFTASGAGGVTPQSYNATVSVQIGTDNNTHTTALQTAVVKGSENSPYNLANQTNGDSDNENTANCYVVSASGYYSFPLVYGNAIKDGTTNTLAYTTANSGSNILSTFINHTGNGITSPYIASNSGCTPSSAELIWQDAPNLVSDIKYNPGDNGGTISFHVDQATICQGNAVIAVKDNSGTVLWSWHIWVTDENISNTIEVTNHQDHKYKFMPVYLGWCDANTIAYAERSCKVKFTAGKASQIITLKQASKSIETGSNHLYYQWGRKDPFWPLDVLSKANKTCYDKDGNAFKDNPVMENLSTGITCIKNYILKPNVMHSQYSGDNLYQNLWSANNQAYSGNDENVIKTIYDPSPVGFKLPASNAFTGFTTTGSSVSTSSGINGIWDGSLKGWNFYTDSSKNKTIFFPASGYRYFIGGGKYNVGISGCCWSAVPLNNYLGRSLRFYSSSVNPLGSIYDYSSYYRSHGFGVLSSQE; this comes from the coding sequence ATGAAATTTTCTTGTTTTATATTACTTTCTGGTAGGGATGCCTTTTCACATCTTCTGCTTTTGACACTTGTTTCCGGCAGCATCTGTCTTTCTTCTTGTGAGGACGACATGGATCGTCCTTTGCCCTCCTCACATATGTCTTTCACCTCCGAGATCAGTTCTTCATGGACTCCATCTACCCGTTCCACTACCAATGCTGATGCTCCGCAGGGTACTGTCACCACCTTACAAGGCGGTAGCACTCCTCTTTACCTGCATACGCTTTACACAGACAGCATCGCTTCCCTTTCTTCGGATAGCCATTGGGACACGACCATACTTACCCGTGCCACTCCTATAAAGAATGACAACATGTACGACAGCTTCGGCGTCTCCGCCTACTCCTACACCGATTTCTGGAGTGAAAGCAAAACTCCTAACTATTTCTACAACGCCATTGCCAACAAGTCCGGCAGCGGCTATAACCTTTCCTCTACCTACTATTGGCCCGGTGCTTCATACAAGATGAAGTTCTTCGCCTATGCTCCAAAGGACAACGGACAGTACGTACTTTCCGGCCGCAGCCAGGCAGGTTCTCCCACCATCAGCGTCACTATCCCGAGCAGTGTCGATGCCCAAAAAGACCTTCTCGTAGCAAAGACGGATGAGTTGGCCGGCAACACCAACACTGCCGTGTCGTTAACTTTCCATCATGCCCTTACCGCCATCAGATTCGAGTGCGGTGATGACATGCAGGGAGGCACAGTGAAAAGTGTCAGTTTGAAAAATGTATATTCCAAGGGGACTTACAACATGGGAACAGAGTCATGGAGTTCAGTGAATACACCTGCCACTTTCTCCCAGACTTTGAATAAATCCACTGTAGGAACCGCAAATGATCTTCTCGTTACGGAAGATCAGACTTTTATGATGGTTCCGCAGACTCTTCCTGACGGTGCACAGCTTGAAGTCGTATTTACTGACAATGCCAACACCGATCACACTCTGAGTGCTGATATCAGAGGTCAAGCATGGCCTATGGGAAAGACTGTCACTTATAAAATTTCCAACAGCTCTATCAACTGGACCTACACGCTTACTGTTACCGGGCCGACCGATTTTACCTATACCGGCGGTACAAAGCAATATAGTGTTACCAGTTACCGTCAGAATCCCAAGGGGAGTAAAGAAGCTGTCCAATGGAGCACACTGTATTCCACAGATAACGGAGCATCTTGGACAGATACCCGACCGGACTGGCTGACTGCGTTCACCGCATCCGGAGCTGGTGGAGTAACTCCACAATCATACAATGCAACTGTCAGCGTACAGATCGGTACAGATAATAATACCCATACGACTGCTTTACAGACCGCTGTAGTCAAAGGAAGTGAAAATTCTCCCTATAACCTCGCCAACCAGACTAACGGTGATTCAGATAATGAAAATACCGCCAACTGTTACGTTGTCAGTGCTTCGGGATACTATTCTTTCCCGCTGGTATATGGAAATGCCATCAAAGATGGTACAACCAACACTTTGGCCTATACAACAGCCAACTCCGGTTCCAACATTTTGAGTACTTTCATCAATCACACCGGCAACGGAATCACAAGCCCTTACATTGCGAGCAACTCCGGCTGCACTCCTTCTTCCGCCGAACTTATTTGGCAGGACGCACCGAATCTTGTAAGCGATATAAAATACAATCCTGGCGATAATGGAGGTACTATATCTTTCCATGTTGACCAAGCCACAATATGTCAGGGAAATGCCGTCATAGCGGTAAAGGACAATTCAGGTACAGTCCTTTGGTCCTGGCATATCTGGGTTACCGATGAAAATATCAGCAATACGATTGAGGTAACCAACCACCAGGATCATAAATATAAATTTATGCCTGTTTATCTTGGCTGGTGCGATGCTAATACCATAGCTTATGCCGAACGCAGTTGCAAGGTAAAATTCACAGCTGGCAAAGCAAGTCAGATAATCACCCTCAAACAAGCCTCGAAATCAATCGAAACAGGTAGCAATCATCTTTATTATCAGTGGGGCCGTAAAGATCCGTTCTGGCCCCTGGATGTATTAAGCAAGGCCAATAAAACCTGTTACGACAAAGATGGCAATGCTTTCAAAGACAATCCTGTAATGGAGAATTTATCTACGGGTATTACTTGTATTAAGAATTATATTCTCAAACCCAATGTGATGCATAGTCAATATTCTGGCGATAATCTTTATCAGAACCTTTGGAGTGCCAATAACCAAGCTTATTCTGGCAATGACGAAAATGTCATAAAAACAATCTATGATCCCAGTCCTGTCGGCTTCAAACTTCCTGCCAGCAATGCTTTTACGGGATTCACAACAACTGGAAGCTCTGTAAGTACATCTTCTGGAATTAACGGAATCTGGGACGGCTCCTTGAAGGGCTGGAATTTCTACACTGATTCCTCAAAAAATAAAACTATCTTCTTCCCTGCGTCAGGGTATCGCTACTTTATCGGTGGCGGGAAGTACAACGTTGGCATCTCCGGCTGCTGTTGGTCGGCGGTTCCGCTCAACAACTACCTCGGTCGCAGCCTTCGCTTCTACTCGTCGTCCGTGAACCCGTTGGGCAGCATCTACGACTACAGCAGCTACTATCGGTCGCACGGTTTTGGGGTGCTTTCTTCCCAAGAATAG
- a CDS encoding DUF5119 domain-containing protein — MNNYILQVLILFTSCMQFASCEHKDLCYEHSHAVKVKVVFDWSKAPGVTPETMRLYMFTQDGNRPELYEFTDYRGGYINIPAGRYKALCINSDTESILYRNIERFGSFEAYTPDAILSVRSFRISRVKGSSEEHVVNAPDILYSDRLDDITVELKEDQTITMFPELSVYRYHVKIKNVANLKYISQDGISGAITSMSGSFLVGLNELTNVPVTIPFEVNSDGVSVLKTDFLVFGSVGSSQQLVVYVIMTDGSKLSYTFDVGGIIKSQLNSGNRDIYIELDGLRLPKPIVNGGGFHPAVDDWENIEIDIPM; from the coding sequence ATGAACAATTATATACTGCAAGTTCTCATACTTTTTACATCCTGTATGCAGTTTGCTTCCTGTGAGCACAAGGATTTGTGTTATGAGCACTCGCATGCCGTCAAGGTTAAGGTGGTTTTTGACTGGAGCAAGGCTCCGGGTGTTACTCCGGAAACAATGCGCTTATATATGTTTACCCAGGATGGTAACAGGCCCGAGTTATACGAATTTACCGATTACCGTGGAGGATATATCAACATTCCTGCAGGCCGTTACAAGGCATTGTGCATTAACTCCGATACGGAGTCCATACTTTATCGAAATATAGAGAGGTTCGGCAGTTTCGAGGCTTATACACCTGACGCTATTCTTAGTGTGCGGTCATTTCGGATTTCGCGTGTCAAGGGAAGTTCGGAAGAGCACGTTGTCAACGCTCCCGACATTCTCTATAGCGACCGCCTTGATGACATCACGGTTGAATTGAAGGAAGACCAGACGATAACCATGTTTCCCGAACTGTCAGTATACCGTTACCATGTTAAAATAAAGAATGTGGCAAACCTTAAATATATCTCTCAGGATGGAATCTCAGGCGCAATTACGAGTATGTCCGGGAGTTTTCTGGTAGGGCTTAATGAACTTACGAACGTGCCTGTGACCATACCTTTTGAAGTGAATTCTGACGGGGTATCTGTCCTAAAAACAGATTTTCTTGTGTTTGGGTCCGTAGGCTCTTCCCAACAATTGGTGGTTTATGTAATCATGACCGATGGCAGCAAACTTTCCTACACCTTTGACGTAGGTGGAATAATCAAAAGTCAGCTCAATTCTGGTAATCGTGACATATATATTGAGTTGGACGGTCTTCGTCTGCCCAAGCCGATTGTGAATGGTGGAGGTTTTCATCCCGCAGTTGATGATTGGGAAAATATAGAGATAGATATTCCTATGTGA
- a CDS encoding fimbrillin family protein, with the protein MLLLLDKSTVYFFMKKNLLFAAMVVAALASCSNDEVVDMNKGEGISFRTSLDKALTRANVTNLQNLGAFNVTAIGNGANYFTNLAVTSADNGANWTTASTYHWPGYELAFFAYAPQVPVGTVSIDNTAKKITDFSPAQTVADQKDLVVSYNKGTKAANEGTGVAMNFKHALSQIEVKAKCSNDKMKIEVLGVKLVNAAAKADFTFPEEATVTGYTLSQDKWNNWQDKDDHRRHPMPGV; encoded by the coding sequence ATGCTTTTATTATTAGATAAGTCTACGGTTTATTTCTTTATGAAGAAAAATCTTTTATTTGCAGCTATGGTTGTAGCAGCCTTAGCTTCGTGTTCCAACGATGAAGTCGTTGATATGAACAAGGGTGAGGGCATCTCTTTCCGCACCTCTCTGGATAAGGCGCTAACCCGTGCCAACGTGACAAACCTGCAAAATCTGGGAGCGTTCAATGTGACGGCCATCGGCAACGGTGCCAATTATTTCACGAATCTGGCCGTCACGTCTGCCGATAACGGCGCAAACTGGACAACCGCTTCCACTTATCACTGGCCGGGTTACGAGCTTGCCTTCTTTGCTTATGCTCCTCAAGTTCCCGTCGGCACTGTGAGTATAGACAATACGGCAAAGAAAATAACCGACTTCTCTCCCGCGCAGACCGTTGCGGATCAAAAGGACCTTGTGGTCTCTTACAACAAGGGGACCAAGGCTGCCAATGAAGGTACCGGTGTCGCCATGAATTTCAAGCACGCCCTTTCCCAGATCGAGGTGAAGGCCAAATGCTCCAATGACAAGATGAAAATCGAGGTTCTCGGTGTCAAACTCGTAAACGCCGCTGCAAAGGCTGACTTTACCTTCCCGGAAGAGGCAACGGTTACCGGTTATACCTTATCGCAAGACAAATGGAATAATTGGCAGGATAAAGATGACCACCGGCGTCACCCCATGCCGGGGGTATAG
- the istB gene encoding IS21-like element helper ATPase IstB, translated as METNNKTAPVTGQQDQNTISLDLMNRMKLHGMAEAFRESLAGTTPQSMTADTFLSMLLAREWDYRAQATIARLTKNAAFRYKAYLEQIDYATNRGLERNQMERLATLDFVHKEQNLFITGSSGTGKSYLACALGHEASKRGFRTLYANAPKLLGALKVAKVKGTLETELKKIERCQLLILDDLFLVPLDAKERPILLEIIEDRHERKSIIITSQYPSSNWYDMVGDPTIADAILDRIIHTAHTIELYGESMRKLRSKKN; from the coding sequence ATGGAAACAAATAATAAGACAGCTCCCGTTACGGGACAACAAGATCAGAATACCATATCATTGGATTTGATGAACCGCATGAAATTACACGGAATGGCAGAAGCCTTCAGGGAAAGCCTTGCCGGCACCACTCCACAGTCCATGACCGCGGACACTTTCCTTTCCATGCTCCTTGCACGCGAATGGGATTATCGAGCCCAGGCTACCATAGCACGGCTGACCAAGAATGCGGCATTCCGCTACAAGGCCTATCTTGAACAGATTGACTATGCCACAAACAGGGGGCTGGAGCGCAATCAGATGGAACGCCTCGCCACCCTTGATTTTGTGCATAAAGAACAGAACCTTTTTATCACAGGTTCTTCAGGAACGGGGAAAAGCTATCTGGCGTGTGCGCTTGGTCACGAGGCATCCAAGAGGGGATTCCGCACTTTATATGCTAATGCCCCAAAACTGCTTGGCGCACTGAAAGTGGCCAAGGTCAAAGGTACACTGGAAACAGAACTCAAGAAGATCGAGCGCTGTCAGTTGCTCATTCTTGACGACTTGTTCCTTGTACCTCTTGATGCCAAGGAACGTCCCATACTGCTCGAAATTATTGAAGACAGGCATGAACGAAAATCCATCATCATAACTTCGCAGTATCCATCGTCCAATTGGTATGACATGGTAGGTGATCCGACAATAGCAGATGCCATCCTTGACCGCATCATTCACACGGCTCATACCATAGAATTATATGGTGAAAGCATGCGTAAGTTAAGGTCTAAGAAAAACTGA
- a CDS encoding helix-turn-helix domain-containing protein — translation MGILYLKEHTTCYNYISCVREGFLYHQFQAGELNEETNEADCIFFILEGELEIFCNGKAVSLTSGNMGCFSKGSVCKIHSLVRSSVIIAQFDNTIQGCEKISFSQLYDLASKAGDGMRPLEIRQSMKLFLELLTGYLEDGAGCVHFHEIKLRELFWNIRFIIQNGAKFLFLSILGKDNDFKKKVFNNYKKARTIKELAGLCGSSLSSFQRRFLKEFREPAGSWLQKQINGMIKYKLADENIPIGIIAMELNFSSQPQFCRYCKKNLGYTPGEWRKLLRNKNKDMKKPEEKVD, via the coding sequence ATGGGAATATTGTATCTGAAAGAACACACAACCTGTTATAATTACATAAGTTGTGTTCGGGAAGGATTTTTATACCATCAATTCCAGGCCGGGGAATTAAATGAAGAAACCAATGAAGCTGACTGCATCTTCTTCATTCTGGAAGGCGAGCTGGAGATCTTTTGCAATGGGAAAGCTGTTAGTCTCACTTCCGGCAACATGGGCTGCTTCAGCAAGGGAAGTGTATGCAAGATACATTCGTTAGTGAGAAGCAGCGTAATCATTGCGCAGTTTGACAATACGATACAGGGGTGTGAGAAGATTTCATTCTCGCAGTTGTATGATCTGGCCTCCAAGGCTGGAGATGGGATGCGTCCGCTGGAAATCAGACAAAGCATGAAATTGTTTCTTGAACTTTTGACCGGATATTTGGAAGATGGAGCCGGATGTGTCCATTTTCATGAAATAAAACTTAGAGAATTATTCTGGAACATACGGTTTATTATACAAAATGGAGCTAAGTTTCTTTTTCTATCCATATTAGGAAAAGACAATGACTTCAAAAAAAAGGTTTTTAACAATTATAAGAAAGCCAGAACCATAAAAGAATTGGCAGGTTTATGTGGCAGCTCGCTTTCCTCCTTCCAAAGAAGATTCCTGAAAGAATTCAGGGAGCCTGCAGGTAGCTGGCTGCAGAAACAGATAAACGGCATGATCAAATATAAATTGGCAGACGAAAATATACCCATAGGAATCATAGCTATGGAACTGAATTTTTCTTCACAGCCTCAATTCTGTAGATACTGCAAAAAGAATTTGGGATATACTCCCGGAGAGTGGAGGAAACTTCTGAGAAACAAGAATAAAGATATGAAAAAGCCGGAGGAGAAGGTGGATTGA
- a CDS encoding fimbrillin family protein, giving the protein MKNYLLFGALALSVLGSCSNNDVVDINKGSGISFRASLDKAIRSRATNVLTLDNLAAFKVTALGNGSNYFTDVLVNRVPGKIDTEAWQPSKIYYWPTYGLDFYAYAPSDITGVSISNTEKTIKSFVPEQDVANQKDLLIARNIGTKDNNELLGVSLNFKHALSQINVQAKCSNPNIKIEVLAVKLANMATQGDFDFPTGKTSSGSDNVTLPNIDLNNQWKNWSGSNEHAKSYVVKGTVPVTLNNTPKSLMFGDAKFMLIPQQLQAWNNDENTTGAYLSVLCRISNINGSEETLIYPQPTATDKKEGKYAFAAVAINTQWLPGKRYVYTLDFCAPNGGAGRIDPNPTNPTNPSDTNVDDKPVKDGKGGDPILGESIMYNVGVDDWTDATPAPNINM; this is encoded by the coding sequence ATGAAGAATTATTTATTGTTTGGAGCTTTGGCTTTATCAGTTTTAGGCTCTTGTTCTAACAATGATGTCGTTGATATCAACAAAGGTTCCGGTATTTCTTTCCGAGCATCCCTGGATAAGGCTATCAGATCCCGGGCTACTAATGTATTAACTTTAGACAATTTAGCTGCATTCAAAGTGACAGCTTTAGGAAATGGAAGCAACTACTTTACAGATGTGCTAGTTAACAGAGTCCCCGGTAAAATTGATACGGAAGCTTGGCAGCCATCTAAGATTTATTATTGGCCAACCTATGGTCTTGATTTCTACGCTTATGCTCCTTCCGATATTACAGGTGTATCTATTTCCAACACTGAAAAAACAATCAAAAGTTTTGTCCCGGAACAAGATGTTGCTAATCAAAAGGATCTTCTTATCGCAAGAAATATAGGAACTAAAGACAATAACGAGTTATTAGGAGTATCGCTCAATTTCAAGCATGCGCTCTCTCAAATTAATGTGCAAGCTAAATGCAGTAATCCGAATATCAAAATAGAGGTTTTAGCTGTTAAGTTAGCTAATATGGCAACCCAAGGAGATTTTGATTTTCCTACTGGAAAAACTAGCAGTGGTTCAGATAATGTTACATTACCCAATATTGATTTGAATAATCAATGGAAAAATTGGTCAGGTTCAAATGAGCATGCAAAATCTTATGTAGTCAAGGGAACAGTTCCTGTAACTTTAAATAATACACCTAAAAGTCTAATGTTTGGTGATGCAAAATTTATGCTCATTCCCCAGCAATTACAAGCATGGAATAATGATGAAAATACGACTGGTGCTTATTTGTCTGTATTATGCCGTATTTCTAATATAAATGGATCTGAAGAAACATTAATTTATCCTCAGCCTACAGCAACCGATAAGAAGGAGGGTAAATATGCATTCGCAGCTGTAGCTATCAATACGCAGTGGCTGCCAGGCAAAAGATACGTTTATACTCTGGATTTTTGCGCTCCAAATGGAGGTGCCGGGCGTATCGATCCCAATCCTACCAATCCAACGAATCCATCAGATACTAATGTAGATGATAAGCCTGTGAAAGATGGTAAAGGTGGTGATCCCATTTTAGGAGAGTCCATTATGTATAATGTTGGAGTAGATGATTGGACTGATGCTACCCCTGCTCCAAATATAAACATGTAA